The Pleuronectes platessa chromosome 10, fPlePla1.1, whole genome shotgun sequence genome contains a region encoding:
- the LOC128449428 gene encoding tumor necrosis factor receptor superfamily member 11B, translating into MERDPIIPQFAFYVVEEMSARIARSNPAMKLIVLFTASLSWAFQQQEVLPKYQHRDPVTSEFLLCDQCPPGTAVRRHCTADMPTECQPCPERHFAENWHWGDTCQYCTSVCKERQLVRQQCNSTHDQMCSCAPGFHLVVEFCITHSTCPPGYGVTALGTPVSDTVCEPCPPGHFSAGSSATETCQRHRNCSELGLKTLRWGTSTSDSLCGSQDKAATLECSQHHTLCHTDVTLCEEAVFQSLASLQLSSVPLERLLESLPGRRVERKSLERLKKACSPHQQVLHLLRLWREQNKDQDKLYGIIRGVNHCERKVSRCNSLKNLTLDDLLQVTNSLPGVRVQQEDVQAVVSTCRPRQYILQLLHLWKTANYDLDLAKGLSHSLRVLRSQVTPRYLLKGLKKISRIIGTTSAHKLYEKMFVSMLQDELCLKGHKPLNE; encoded by the exons ATGGAGAGAGACCCCATCATACCGCAGTTCGCTTTTTACGTAGTGGAGGAGATGAGCGCTCGGATAGCGAGATCCAACCCGGCCATGAAACTGATCGTG ctcTTCACAGCTTCTCTTTCCTGGGCCTTCCAGCAACAGGAAGTTCTGCCTAAGTACCAGCACCGCGACCCGGTGACGTCCGAATTCCTCCTGTGCGACCAGTGTCCCCCCGGCACGGCCGTGAGGAGACACTGCACCGCCGACATGCCCACAGAGTGCCAACCCTGTCCCGAGAGGCACTTTGCTGAGAACTGGCACTGGGGGGATACGTGTCAATACTGCACCTCG gtgtgtaaGGAGAGGCAGCTCGTGAGGCAGCAGTGCAACAGCACCCATGACCAGATGTGTTCGTGTGCCCCAGGTTTCCACCTAGTGGTGGAGTTCTGCATCACACACAGTACCTGTCCACCTGGCTACGGAGTGACAGCTTTAG gtACACCAGTGAGCGACACCGTGTGTGAGCCCTGTCCGCCTGGTCATTTCTCCGCCGGCAGCTCGGCCACTGAGACGTGTCAGCGCCACAGAAACTGCTCGGAGTTGGGCCTGAAGACGCTGAGGTGGGGCACGTCCACTTCAGACAGCCTCTGCGGCAGCCAGGACAAGGCGGCAACACTGGAGTGCTCCCAGCATCACACTCTGTGCCACACTG ATGTGACTCTGTGTGAAGAGGCGGTGTTCCAGTCTCTCGCCTCGCTGCAGCTGTCCTCGGTGCCCCTGGAGCGGCTGTTGGAGAGTCTCCCGGGCCGGAGGGTGGAGCGTAAGAGCCTGGAGAGGCTGAAGAAGGCCTGCTCCCCTCACCAGCAggtcctccacctgctgcgaCTGTGGAGGGAGCAGAACAAGGACCAGGACAAGCTGTACGGCATCATACGAG GTGTGAACCACTGTGAGAGGAAGGTCTCTCGCTGCAACAGCCTGAAGAACCTGACCCTGGACGACCTCCTGCAGGTCACCAACAGCCTGCCGGGGGTGAGGGTTCAGCAGGAGGACGTCCAGGCTGTGGTCTCGACCTGCCGGCCCAGGCAGTACATCCTGCAGCTTCTTCACCTCTGGAAGACGGCGAACTACGACCTGGATCTAGCCAAAGGCCTGTCTCACAGTCTGAGGGTGCTGCGCAGCCAGGTGACGCCGCGCTACCTGCTGAAGGGCCTGAAGAAGATCAGCCGCATCATAGGAACCACCTCAGCGCACAAGTTGTATGAGAAGATGTTTGTCAGTATGCTGCAGGACGAGTTGTGTTTAAAGGGCCATAAGCCTTTAAATGAATAA